The segment CGGCGACCTCCTCGATGACCTCGTCGGGGTGCTCGGCGCTGTTGATCGCCCGGAACCCCGTGACGACGTGATCCCGCCCGCCTTCCCCGACCTCGTGCACGGTGTACTCCGAGACGGCGTTGATGGCGTCGACGAGCGGCCCCGCGACATCCGGGAAGACCACCTCGTAGCCGCCCTCGTGCAGCAGCAGCCCGACGAAGCCTCGCCCGATGTTGCCGGCGCCGAAGTGGACGGCCTTCATTCCACGCCCGCCGCGACGGCGTCGTAGAGCTCCTCGGCGGTCGAGGTCGACTTCAGCCGCGCCACATCGTCCTCCTCGGAGAACAGCAGGGCGATCCGAGAGAGGATCTCGAGGTGCTCATCGCCCTTGCCGGCGATGCCGATCACGAAGGTCACCTGCTCGCCGTCCCAGTCGACGCCCCCGTCGTAGCGCACGACGGACAGACCGGACTCGAGGATGGTGTCCTTCGTCTCGTTGGTGCCGTGGGGGATCGCCAGCTCGTTGCCCATGTAGGTCGAGACGGTCTGCTCGCGCTGCTGCATCGCATCGAAGTAGGCGCCGGTGACGGCGCCGACCGACTCGAGGATCTCGGCGGCCTCGCGCATCGCCTCCTCGCGCGTCGCGCTGCCGGAGTGGATGCGGACCTGCCCCGGGGTGAGGACCTCACGTGCCATGATTTCGCCTTTCGATCGGTGATGTCGGTGATGAAGCCGGAT is part of the Microbacterium sp. ET2 genome and harbors:
- a CDS encoding PTS sugar transporter subunit IIA, coding for MAREVLTPGQVRIHSGSATREEAMREAAEILESVGAVTGAYFDAMQQREQTVSTYMGNELAIPHGTNETKDTILESGLSVVRYDGGVDWDGEQVTFVIGIAGKGDEHLEILSRIALLFSEEDDVARLKSTSTAEELYDAVAAGVE